The genome window CACCCAGCTCACGCTCACCGAGATGGCCTGGCTCAAGTTCACGCCCGAGGGCAGCCTGAGCATGCTCGGCACCGGCACCGTCAACCTGCCGGTGGCGGCCAACTGACGCGCCGGGGAGGGGCAGCGGCGCCGCCCCTCCCCGGATCCGACGGTGCGTCAGCCGTTCAGCGCGGCCATCCAGCCCTCGACCTCGTCCGCGGTGCGCGGCAGGCCGGCCGAGAGGTTCTCGTTGCCGTCGGCGGTGACCAGGATGTCGTCCTCGATCCGCACGCCGATGCCGCGGTACTCCTCGGGCACGGTCAGGTCGTCGGCCTGGAAGTAGAGGCCGGGCTCGACGGTCAGGCACATGCCGGGGACCAGCTCGGCGTCCACGTACTCCTCGCGGCGGGCGTGCGCGCAGTCGTGCACGTCCAGGCCGAGCATGTGGCCGGTGCCGTGCAGGGTCCAGCGGCGCTGCAGGCCGAGCTCGATGACCTTCTCGACGTCGTACACCGAGGCGTCGAGCAGGCCCCAGGCGAGCAGGTGCTCGGCCAGCACGCGCTGGGCGGCGTCGTGGTAGTCGCGGTACTGGGCGCCCGGCCGGACCGCCGCGATGCCGGCCTCCTGGGCGGCCAGCACGGCGTCGTAGATCTTGCGCTGCAGCGGGTTGAAGGTGCCGTTGATCGGCAGCGTGCGGGTCACGTCGGCGGTGTAGAGGGTGCTGGTCTCCACGCCGGCGTCGAGCAGCAGCAGCTCGCCGGGGCGCACGTCGCCGTCGTTGCGCACCCAGTGCAGGGTGGTGGCGTGCGGGCCGGCGGCGGCGATCGTGCCGTAGCCCACGTCGTTGCCCTCGACCCGGGCGCGGCGCCAGAAGGTGCCCTCGATCCAGCGCTCCGAGGTGGCGACGGCCTGGCCGAGCTCGCGCACCACGTCGGTGAAGCCGCGCACGGTGGCCTCGCAGGCGGCGCGCAGCTGCCCGACCTCCCACTCGTCCTTGACCAGGCGCAGGCCGCTGAGGAAGACCTTCAGCTCGTCGTCGCGCTCCTCGTCGGTGTCGAGCGCCTCGTCCAGGCCGGCGTCGTAGCCGCGGACCAGGCGGGTCGGCACGGCAGTGCCGGCGGTCAGCTCGGCGACGGCCTCGCGGACGTCCCGGGCGGGCAGGCCGAGCAGCAGCTCGGACTCGGTGAGCGAGTGGCGGCGGCCGACCCAGAGCTCGCCCTGGCCGTCCAGCCAGAACTCGCCGTTCTCCCGGTTGGAGCGGGGCAACAGGTAGAGCACCGCGTCGTGGCCCTCGGCGGCCGGGTTGAGCACCAGCACCGCGTCCTGGGTCTGGTCGCCGGTCAGGTGCACGTACTCGCTGGCGGCGCGGAAGGCGTACTCGGTGTCGTTGGACCGGGTGCGCAGGTTGCCGGCCGGCACCACCAGGCGCTCGCCGGGGAACGCGGCCGAGAGCGCGGCGCGGCGGGCGGCGGCGTACGGCGCCTGGGCGACCGGGCGCAGGTCGCGCAGCTCGGTGTCGGCCCAGCCGGTCTTCATCGACGCGGCGAGCTCCTCGGACACGTCGTCGTACAGCCCGTTCTTGCGCGCCTTGATCGGCTGCTCATCCGCCTCGGTAGCCGGGTTGCGGTCCTCGGTCACGTTCGTCGCCTCCATGGGGGTCCCCCGGCCGGAGGCTGGGGGAGTAGCACTCCGCCTTCGGCCGTGTCGGATCGCGACTGGTCGGGGCGGCTGTGGCTCCCATGGTACGGAGCCGCCCCGGAACACCCTCGGCCAGCCCGCGGCCCGGTCAGTCGAACCGGGCGGCGAGCAGCACCAGGTCGTCGGTGACCGGCCCGGAGGCGGGCAGGCAGCATTCCAGCAGGTGGGCGCAGAGCCGGTCGGGGTCGTGCCGCAGGTCGCGCGGCGCGTCGGCGGCGGCCTTGCGCAGCCGGGCCTGGCCGGCGTGCAGGGTCGGGCCGCAGCGCCGGGCCAGGCCCTCGGTGTAGAGCAGCAGCAGGTCGCCGCGCTCGGCGCTCAGCTCCACCCCGGGCGCCTCCCAGCAGCTGAGCATGCCGAGCGGGGCGGAGAGCGAGGTCTCGACGAAGTTGGCGCCGTACCGGGTGACCAGCACCGGCGGGCAGTGGCCGGCCCCGGCCAGGGTGATCCGCCGCTCGGCCGGGTCCACGCAGGCGTAGACGGCGGTGGCGGTGCGGGCCGGCTCGGTGGTCTTCAGCAGCAGCTCCAGGTCGCCGAGCACGGCCACCGGGTCCTCGCCCTCCAGCACCGCGTAGGCCCGCAGCGCGGCCCGCAGCCGGCCCATCGCGGTGGCCGCGCCGGGGGCCGAGCCGGGGCCGGCGCCAGGTCCGTCGCCGGCCACCGAGCCGACGGTGAGGCCGACCGAGCCGTCCGGCAGGGTGATCGCGTCGTACCAGTCGGCGCCGCTGGACTGGTCCAGGCCGGCCGGCACCCAGCGGGCGGCCAGCCGCAGCCCGGGCAGGTGCGGCAGGTGGTCGGGGAGCAGGCCGCGGCGCAGCGCCTCGGCGGCCCGCAGCGCGCGCTCGGCGGCCAGCCGCCCGGCCAGCAGTGGGGCGGCGAAGGCGGCGTAGCGGCGGGCCAGTTGCCGGCGCTCAAGGCTCGGCCGGCCCGGTTCGGCGAAGAACCAGGCGGCGGCGGCCAGCGGCCCGTCCTCCTCGGTGGCCAGCGGCAGCGCGTAGCTGGCGCCCAGGCCCAGGTCGGCGGCGACGGCGCGGAACCGGGGGGCCAGGTCGGGCCCGTCGACCAGGTCGGGCAGCAGCAGCTGCTCGAGCCGGCCGACCGGGTCGAGCAGGCCGGCGAACGGGCCCTGCTCGACCGGTACGGTCTCCAGCGCGCCGATCGCGCAGTGGTCCAGCGCCAGGCCGATCATCGGTCCGTGACCGGTGCGATCCGGCCAGTCGGCGCCCACCGGGCCGCCGAGCGCGCCCTGGCCGCACTCCTCGGAGGCCGGCCGGGCCAGCGTGACCAGCAGCGCGTGCCGGGCGCCGAGCAGTTCGGCGCCGGAGTCGAGCAGCACCC of Kitasatospora viridis contains these proteins:
- a CDS encoding PP2C family protein-serine/threonine phosphatase; the encoded protein is MSDKRPSGARGTTPELGDGGGERGNGPTGGQVDGPSTAVGRLTRLLDLPHRAAGPGTPAPATPARPTAPAPAAEALQPLEPLAALDLLQRHTERLARARGLSATLRVLLDSGAELLGARHALLVTLARPASEECGQGALGGPVGADWPDRTGHGPMIGLALDHCAIGALETVPVEQGPFAGLLDPVGRLEQLLLPDLVDGPDLAPRFRAVAADLGLGASYALPLATEEDGPLAAAAWFFAEPGRPSLERRQLARRYAAFAAPLLAGRLAAERALRAAEALRRGLLPDHLPHLPGLRLAARWVPAGLDQSSGADWYDAITLPDGSVGLTVGSVAGDGPGAGPGSAPGAATAMGRLRAALRAYAVLEGEDPVAVLGDLELLLKTTEPARTATAVYACVDPAERRITLAGAGHCPPVLVTRYGANFVETSLSAPLGMLSCWEAPGVELSAERGDLLLLYTEGLARRCGPTLHAGQARLRKAAADAPRDLRHDPDRLCAHLLECCLPASGPVTDDLVLLAARFD
- a CDS encoding aminopeptidase P family protein gives rise to the protein MEATNVTEDRNPATEADEQPIKARKNGLYDDVSEELAASMKTGWADTELRDLRPVAQAPYAAARRAALSAAFPGERLVVPAGNLRTRSNDTEYAFRAASEYVHLTGDQTQDAVLVLNPAAEGHDAVLYLLPRSNRENGEFWLDGQGELWVGRRHSLTESELLLGLPARDVREAVAELTAGTAVPTRLVRGYDAGLDEALDTDEERDDELKVFLSGLRLVKDEWEVGQLRAACEATVRGFTDVVRELGQAVATSERWIEGTFWRRARVEGNDVGYGTIAAAGPHATTLHWVRNDGDVRPGELLLLDAGVETSTLYTADVTRTLPINGTFNPLQRKIYDAVLAAQEAGIAAVRPGAQYRDYHDAAQRVLAEHLLAWGLLDASVYDVEKVIELGLQRRWTLHGTGHMLGLDVHDCAHARREEYVDAELVPGMCLTVEPGLYFQADDLTVPEEYRGIGVRIEDDILVTADGNENLSAGLPRTADEVEGWMAALNG